A stretch of Trichomycterus rosablanca isolate fTriRos1 chromosome 8, fTriRos1.hap1, whole genome shotgun sequence DNA encodes these proteins:
- the tmx2a gene encoding thioredoxin-related transmembrane protein 2-A, giving the protein MGLITGLLVFLYHLPRVYTWLLRPYYLLSFLLSIAFLAVRKCPGVCEHLPSQREDGDSCSFDWREVEILMFLSAIVMMKNRRAITLEQHIGNIFLFSKVANMVLFFRVDLRFGLVYLTLCVVFLITCKPPIYTGPESIKYFNDKTLDEELERDGRVTWLLEFYTNWSSECQCFSPVFAELSLKYVCAGLKFGKIDIGQYPAAADRYRVNPSPLSKQLPSLLLLQGGRELMRRPQVDKNGRAVSWSFTEENIIREFNLNEILERCKKLGKVRGEKVEELRSLSHQEAEGEHVEEIREESESKKDR; this is encoded by the exons ATGGGTTTGATCACCGGGCTCCTGGTGTTTCTGTACCACCTCCCGCGGGTGTATACGTGGCTCCTCAGGCCGTACTACCTGCTGTCCTTCCTCCTGTCCATCGCTTTTCTGGCGGTGAGGAAATGTCCGGGCGTGTGTGAGCACTTACCCTCTCAGAGAGAGGACGGAGACTCCTGCAGCTTCGACTGG AGGGAGGTGGAGATCCTCATGTTCCTCAGTGCCATCGTCATGATGAAGAACCGCAGAGCAA ttactCTGGAGCAGCACATAGGAAACATTTTTCTCTTCAGTAAGGTGGCGAACATGGTTCTGTTCTTCAGAGTGGATCTGAGGTTCGGCCTCGTCTACCTCACGCTCTGTGTTG TGTTCCTGATCACCTGTAAGCCTCCCATCTACACCGGCCCCGAGTCCATCAAGTACTTCAATGACAAAACCTTAGAT GAGGAGCTGGAGCGAGACGGTCGTGTAACCTGGCTGCTGGAATTTTACACCAACTGGTCGTCGGAGTGTCAGTGTTTCTCTCCGGTCTTCGCTGAACTGTCACTAAA GTACGTCTGTGCTGGACTGAAATTTGGGAAGATTGATATTGGGCAGTACCCCGCCGCTGCAGACCG GTACAGAGTAAACCCCTCACCCCTCTCCAAACAGCTGCCctctctgctgctgctgcagggCGGCCGCGAGCTCATGCGGCGCCCCCAGGTGGACAAGAATGGAAGAGCCGTGAGCTGGAGCTTCACTGAG GAGAACATCATCCGTGAGTTTAACCTGAATGAAATATTGGAGAGGTGTAAGAAGCTCGGTAAGGTACGAGGTGagaaggtggaggagctgcGATCGCTCTCACACCAGGAGGCTGAAGGAGAACATGTCGAGGAGATACGGGAGGAGTCTGAGAGCAAAAAGGACAGATAA
- the si:dkey-6i22.5 gene encoding polyamine-modulated factor 1 — translation MEEPEEQRNMKENSSDHHHHPAQNHPAKAGQTESKRSRLKVFNKVMEKSLQRLITESSYSRFSHFFHPLCKQNPQVSEVIHKQFITDLHKSIQEDINRVIEEGDLQLKLDQLDKLEEMAKDTPDPAWRPSGVPEQDVCSVLVPYHQVQEEYVRRELRKLQKENAELAQRVQAGREAITRTERSIASAVEEWKDSVADLESFVASLCPSDSFESL, via the exons aTGGAGGAACCGGAGGAACAGAGGAACATGAAGGAGAACAGCAGcgatcatcaccatcatccagCTCAGAACCATCCAGCTAAAGCGGGTCAAACTGAAAGCAAGCGCAGCAGATTAAAGGTTTTTAATAAAGTGATGGAGAAAAGCCTCCAGCGCCTCATTACAGAGAGCAG TTACAGCAGGTTCTCTCACTTCTTCCACCCGCTCTGCAAACAGAACCCTCAGGTGTCGGAGGTCATCCACAAACAGTTCATCACCGACCTGCACAAATCCATCCAG GAGGACATAAACCGAGTGATCGAGGAGGGAGACCTGCAGCTCAAACTGGACCAGCTGGACAAACTGGAGGAAATGGCCAAAGATACACCAGATCCGGCGTG GCGACCCAGCGGCGTCCCCGAGCAGGACGTGTGCAGCGTGTTGGTTCCGTACCATCAGGTTCAGGAGGAGTACGTGCGGCGGGAGCTGAGGAAGCTGCAGAAGGAGAACGCCGAGCTGGCTCAGAGGGTGCAGGCCGGGCGAGAGGCCATCACACGCACCGAGCGGAGCATCGCTTCAGCCGTGGAGGAGTGGAAG GACTCTGTTGCCGATCTGGAATCCTTCGTTGCGTCTCTGTGCCCATCAGACAGTTTTGAGTCTCTCTGA